The DNA region agtttacggtaacaatgtttacattgcgtttttctcgaaacgtcaaaaaatggCATGCGGTAAGATAGTACAGTCACTTATTTCCCTGAATGCTTttcatggcctatctacaatcacttagcctagaaaatttcacttagcttaggaatttgaatcaatggaaatgaatctgagtttctacaatggaaaagtaatcaaattagaaactgacgtttggtttggaaaatttcaaaatctacggtaagttgacgtttccatatcaaaggtaaacaaacaactgcatagcaacgtatatcagcccagcaagttttctaagttgattgtggatgacgaacgtaagttgcagactttcctaagtaactactttacttagatgttctaagctaagtgattgtagataggccatcaaGTGTCATGTATTATAAGTATGGCATCACTGTTACGATTATAAAGGATCTTCATGAGATTTGTCAATTCCGGCTCTGACTCCGGGTcctcaaaaagttccaattccACCGATTCCGACTCCACAGCTTCACATTCTGATGCACAACCTTGTCATGATGGTCAACCTCTTCATCGTACATCAGATGACCAACAGAAAGACCACGGTGCATACTAAAATAGCAGTGCTGCATCACTGACGACCAGCATGCATCGTCCGACGTCCGAGAGGCACGGACTAGACAACTGATTCTGTTGTTGAAAAGCAGAAAGGGTCTTTTCCAGCCTGGGCAATTTCGACGAGAAAAAAAGGGGAAGAaacatgcattttgtaattgtgCATTGTTACGGAGTGCTAAAAGGGGTCAGGTTGATCCAATTACGGGTGAACCTGCGGGGTTGACCCAGTTTTTTCGGATGCAATCGAAAAGTGTGTTAAAAGTGAAGCAACTGGAGATTTATTGGTTCAGGTCAGGATTTCGAGTTTTGATTCTGGAGTTGATGCAACTCAACTCAGtgtatttaattgattttatggTACAGCTGGTGGTGCAGCAGTACAGTAGCACTCCACCTCAATCGGGTACAGTGCCTTGTCCGGGCCATGAAAGTTAAGAACCGTCGTCGTCGCACCCAATCCGCCAATCTGAACGTCCATTTGGAAGCCAATCTTGTTAAACTCCCACGCGGTGGCCTTGATAGCGCTCAAAGGAAGctgaaaatgcaaaaacaagttttctttaaaatttatcaaatcattttttaacaaactaaaaaaaaacttcacattGGTCAGCACGGGAACCTGCAGCGGCAGGGTCGTCTTCTTGCCGATGTAGAACTTGAGGCACAGCACATCGGTTGGGGCAATCGCCCCTCTAAAGTAGCTCAACTCTCCTTTGGGGTTCACGTTGGAAAAGATGCCACGTTTGCCGAACGCTCCACCGACGGCGAGTGCGAGAAGAAAGGCGCCAACCGTCCAGAGGTGCCCGTCGTTGAAtgtcttcattttttttcggtggaagATTCGCGATCAGATGAGGTTGGTGGCGAGAATGGACCTGTCTGGCGAAAGAGCTTTGCTTATCCGTTTTATACCAGTTGGTGGTGCGAAAATAACAGGAAGAGTGTTATTATAGCATGATTgcatcaaaaatctgtacaactctaaaaaaagtaaaaatttgctcaaaaaaggttcaaaattgCGAGAT from Culex quinquefasciatus strain JHB chromosome 3, VPISU_Cqui_1.0_pri_paternal, whole genome shotgun sequence includes:
- the LOC119769850 gene encoding uncharacterized protein LOC119769850, producing the protein MKTFNDGHLWTVGAFLLALAVGGAFGKRGIFSNVNPKGELSYFRGAIAPTDVLCLKFYIGKKTTLPLQVPVLTNLPLSAIKATAWEFNKIGFQMDVQIGGLGATTTVLNFHGPDKALYPIEVECYCTAAPPAVP